A window of Streptomyces broussonetiae genomic DNA:
CAGTCGCCGAAGCGACGCAGCACGTGCTGCTGTGGCCGCTGCCCGACCAGCTCGGCCCGGTGCAGGTCGCCGTGCTCTATCTGGCCGCCGAGGACGAGGCCCAGATCGGCGGTGACCTGTACGCGGCCACGGTCACCGACACCGGCGTCACCATCATGATCGGCGACGTGCGGGGCAAGGGCCTGTCGGCCATCGGCGAGGCCGCCCTGCTCATCGGGGCCTTCCGGGAAGGCGCCCATCAGCACGGCGACCTGCCGACGCTGGCCGCCGCGCTGGAACAGAGCGTTACGCGGAACCTGGCCCACCTGGAGCCGACCACGGAAACCGTGGAACGGTTCGCCACGGCGCTCCTGATGGAGATCCCCGAGGCGGACAGCGTCATCCGGCTCATCAGCTGCGGGCACCCGCCGCCGCTCCTGCTCAGCTCGGACAGTGCCGTCGCCGTTCCCGTCCACCCGGCACCGCCACTGGGAATCGGCGAACTGAAGCCGACGGACTACACCGTCGACGTGTTCTCCTTCGAACCCGGCGACACCCTCCTGCTCTACACCGACGGCGTCATCGAGGCCCGCGACACCTCCGGCACCTTCTATCCGCTCGCACAGCGGGCCGCCCAGTGGGCCGGCAGCAGCCCGGAGAAGCTGGTGCACGCGCTTAGGGGCGATCTCCTCGCGTACGTGGACGGCCGCCTCGACGACGACGCCGCGGTCATCGCGCTGTGCCGCACCTCGCCCGCGCATCGTGGTCATCACCGACTGGTGTGAAGCAGCAGGACGTGTGCGGGTGCTACTTCAGGCCGATCGCGGCGCAGTCCGCCTCGTACGTCGGGGTGCAGATGTCCTTGACGGAGTAGACGCCGTCCGCGATCACCGTGCTCTTGATGTTGTCCCTCGTGAGGGCGACCACCGGCACGAGCCTCGCGGGGATTTTCCTCGTCGTCGGACTGTCGACCGTGTCGCTGGTCAGCGCGTCGAACTGGATGTCCTTGCCCTGGACCTTGTCCACCGCCATCTGCGCGGCATCAGTGGCCTCGTCCAGGAACGACTTGTACACGGTCATGTACTGCTCGCCCGAGACGATCCGCCGTACCGCGTCCAGATCCGCGTCCTGCCCGGTCACCGGCGGCATCGTGGTGGCGCCCGCCTCCTTCAGCGCGTCGATGACGGCGCCTGCCATGCCGTCGTTCGCCGAGTAGACGGCGGCTATGTTGCCGAGCCCGACCGACCGGATGGCCTTCTTCATGTTCGCCTTGGCGATCGCGGGCGACCACTTGTCGGTGTCGTACTGCCTGACGATGTCGACCTGCCCCTGGAGTGCGCCGAGCGCGCCCTCCTTGAACCGCGCCGTGTTCGGGTCGGCGGGGTCGCCGTTCATCATGACGATCTTGCTGCTCGACGCCTTCGGGCCGAGCGCCTTGACGAGGGCGCGGCCCTGGACCTGGCCGACCAGCTCGTTGTCGTGGGAGACATAGGCCTCGACCGGTCCCTGCGCGAGGCGGTCGTAAGCGATGACCGGAATGCCCGCGTCCTTGGCCTTCTGCACGTTGGGCGCGATGGCCTTGGCATCCACCGCGTCCACCAGAACGATGTCGACCTTGTCGTCCACCATCTGCTGCAACTGCCGGCTCTGCGTGGCCGGGTTCGCCTCGGCGTTGAGGTAGACGACCTTGCCGTTGCCGTGCGTGAGGGAAGCGACCTCCTCCTTGATGATGGGGTGGTCGAACTTCTCGAAGCGCGCCGTGTCCTTGTCGGGCAGGAGCAGCCCCACCGTGATGTCGTCTCCCTTCCCCGGGGATGCGGAGCCGCCGCTGCCGACGGCGCTGTCGATGGCGCCGCACG
This region includes:
- a CDS encoding sugar ABC transporter substrate-binding protein, encoding MNAATPHKTPVRHLVAVLTASTSALTLTACGAIDSAVGSGGSASPGKGDDITVGLLLPDKDTARFEKFDHPIIKEEVASLTHGNGKVVYLNAEANPATQSRQLQQMVDDKVDIVLVDAVDAKAIAPNVQKAKDAGIPVIAYDRLAQGPVEAYVSHDNELVGQVQGRALVKALGPKASSSKIVMMNGDPADPNTARFKEGALGALQGQVDIVRQYDTDKWSPAIAKANMKKAIRSVGLGNIAAVYSANDGMAGAVIDALKEAGATTMPPVTGQDADLDAVRRIVSGEQYMTVYKSFLDEATDAAQMAVDKVQGKDIQFDALTSDTVDSPTTRKIPARLVPVVALTRDNIKSTVIADGVYSVKDICTPTYEADCAAIGLK
- a CDS encoding PP2C family protein-serine/threonine phosphatase, giving the protein MNVRQGLAGVRQPWQSSHALSAVPIALIAVITVVDQLVPGDIHLGPLLVVAPAITVAFAGPWLTALIGFLAVGAQAYIGWHFGVLFSRNVLVQILALAVLSALAVLFCIVRERHRRQLARIRTVAEATQHVLLWPLPDQLGPVQVAVLYLAAEDEAQIGGDLYAATVTDTGVTIMIGDVRGKGLSAIGEAALLIGAFREGAHQHGDLPTLAAALEQSVTRNLAHLEPTTETVERFATALLMEIPEADSVIRLISCGHPPPLLLSSDSAVAVPVHPAPPLGIGELKPTDYTVDVFSFEPGDTLLLYTDGVIEARDTSGTFYPLAQRAAQWAGSSPEKLVHALRGDLLAYVDGRLDDDAAVIALCRTSPAHRGHHRLV